A genomic window from Elaeis guineensis isolate ETL-2024a chromosome 3, EG11, whole genome shotgun sequence includes:
- the LOC140856205 gene encoding probable aspartic protease At2g35615: MAFASTKSASFLLLLFLLVALPSLSHQQHIRLIDRDSPESPLFESSAATLADKWRRIHRRSVAYRDHFQAVMEGRRKLLSTPLAAENLQEAGFDQVGGEYLMEFTIGTPPVKVTGMLDVAGDFIWTQCEPCPNCSPHLGPLYDPSKSSTSTTFSCSSSECLTVPHHVCGGNETCRYVRENESGVETNGLLISDVLAIDGVTYFGKVPFGCGNDNSFSTRLAPARVGLTGNEYFSLAFRSNNSTPFTFSHCFRKDFDNPSAGNTSSELHLGKEARLNGRSSPLAMCPTGRNRFFSPTLLGMGVGTRALNLTRELVGGNCSILFTSSTPLTFLKKPFFDLVASTVTEQAHLPELPRRANDPWDLCFNGTFQDLVGYLPKILVSFDGEVALPLLKEQIYAEVDHGRTCLLMAPTDGVNMIGTYFQMNRNIGYDLRSKSDYLLYLDPDHCG; this comes from the coding sequence ATGGCCTTTGCTTCAACGAAGTCGGCGTCGTTCCTATTGCTGCTCTTCCTCCTTGTTGCGCTCCCATCTCTCTCCCACCAGCAACACATCCGCCTCATCGACCGTGATTCCCCTGAGTCCCCTCTCTTCGAATCGAGCGCCGCCACCCTGGCCGACAAGTGGCGGAGGATCCATCGGCGCTCGGTCGCCTACCGTGACCACTTCCAAGCAGTCATGGAAGGCCGCCGCAAGTTGTTGTCGACGCCGCTAGCTGCAGAAAACCTACAGGAGGCTGGCTTCGATCAGGTCGGTGGGGAATACCTGATGGAATTCACCATCGGCACTCCTCCGGTAAAGGTAACGGGGATGCTGGATGTGGCGggcgacttcatctggactcagtGCGAGCCATGTCCCAACTGCAGCCCCCATCTCGGCCCACTCTACGACCCCTCAAAGTCCTCCACAAGCACCACCTTCTCCTGCTCATCCAGCGAATGTCTCACTGTCCCGCATCACGTTTGCGGCGGCAACGAGACGTGTCGGTACGTCCGGGAAAACGAGAGTGGCGTCGAGACCAACGGCCTCCTCATCTCCGACGTGCTCGCCATCGACGGTGTCACCTATTTTGGTAAGGTGCCTTTCGGCTGCGGCAACGACAACTCTTTCTCTACGAGACTAGCTCCGGCGAGGGTGGGTCTCACCGGGAACGAGTACTTCTCGCTCGCGTTCAGATCTAATAACTCCACACCGTTTACCTTCTCCCACTGCTTTAGGAAGGATTTTGATAACCCCTCCGCCGGGAACACCTCTAGTGAGCTGCACCTGGGGAAGGAAGCACGGCTAAACGGTAGGTCGTCGCCGTTAGCCATGTGCCCGACGGGCAGGAACCGGTTCTTCTCGCCCACCTTACTTGGGATGGGCGTCGGCACGAGGGCGCTGAACCTGACGAGGGAGTTGGTGGGCGGGAACTGCTCCATCCTCTTCACCTCGTCGACGCCCCTCACCTTCTTGAAGAAACCATTTTTCGATCTAGTGGCGTCCACGGTGACGGAACAGGCTCACCTTCCGGAGCTGCCGCGCCGAGCGAATGACCCTTGGGACTTGTGCTTCAACGGGACCTTTCAGGATTTGGTGGGGTACCTCCCAAAAATATTGGTCTCTTTTGATGGTGAAGTGGCGCTGCCCTTGTTGAAGGAACAAATATATGCTGAGGTGGATCATGGAAGGACCTGCCTTCTCATGGCACCAACCGACGGCGTTAATATGATCGGGACTTACTTTCAGATGAACAGAAATATTGGATATGATCTTCGTAGTAAATCCGACTATCTGCTCTATTTGGATCCTGATCACTGCGGCTGA